DNA from Pajaroellobacter abortibovis:
AGGTTCTTGTATGGATGCTGGATCGGAGCTTGTTTTAAATCATAAAGGGCTCTCTTCAAGCTGTGGGGTTATCTTCTTCGATTCGCGCGTGCATGCTCTTCAGGTTGTTTAGGTCTCTGTGAGACCAGTGGTTTCTATATCTTCAAGAGCCTGATCATCTGGTCTGATGGACACGTTAAGCAGACAGATGTAGAATAGATCGTGCAAGCATTAGCACAGACTTTTGATCCACTGAGGGGCTGCTCAAGAGCAATATTATTTATGATGTATGTTGGGTAGATCTCTAAGGAAATAGATTGACAGATAGATGACTCTCAATCGATTGCTTAAGCAATATTTTAGTGGGGTAATTCTGATATTGATTGCCTCTGCAGCATTTTTTGGGGCTCAAGGGATCACTCAGTTGATAAAAATATATATCAATGAAGACCAGATCCTTCTGAATTCGCCTGTATCTGCTGTGCGAAAACATCCCCTCAATATGCCTATTTTTCATTCTACAAGCGCTGATGCGATTCTGGAGAGAAATCCATTCGATTCGGTTACGGGCTCTCTTAAGAAAAATGCTTGGGAAGATACACAACAAGCCTCTCTTACATCTTCTGAATCTATTGATCCACTAGAGGCTCCTTTTTGTGATGGTGTTAAAGTCTTAATCATCGCAGCTTCTACAGAACCGGATTGGTCTTTTGTAGCTCTCTCAGCTGGAGGGGATTCAAAGATTATTTTACAAAGAAAAGGAGATGAAATAGGAGGAAAAAAAATCGTTTTTATTGGGTGGGATCGCGTTTTCCTGGAAGGGCATGCAGGGCTTTGTCAAGCGGTTATGTTTCAAGACGCCTCTGCCTCTTCGCCGATTGCTTACTCATCTTCACGGTTCTCTCCATCTTCTGCAGGGGTGGGTGTGGAGAGAGATTCTCTGGCCAGTGAAATTGCTCAAGGGATTGTTCGTCTTACCCCGACGGAATTCAATATTGATCGAAGTGTAATCGATAAAATACTCGAAAATCAGGCTGAATTTATGAAACAAGCGCGTATTATGCCGGAGCAGGAAGATGGTAAAACGGTTGGTATCCGTCTTTTGGGCATCAAACCTGACACCTTGCTCGGAATCCTGGGGATGCAAAATGGGGATCGCCTGGAGGCGATCAATGGATTGGATATAGCGAGCCCTGAAAAAGCATTAGAGGCCTATGCGAGATTGAGAACAGCAGATCACCTTACTATTCAGATGAATCGGCGTGGACAACCTGTTACAATCGACTACAATATCAAGTGACCTCATTGAACTCGTGCTCGGGTATAAGAACATCTGTTTGTCTATGTTAGGTGATATGGAAAGCAATTAATGAACCTCTTTAAGTCTATTCTTATCTGGAGATTCCTCCCTTTCCTTCCCTTGTTGAGCGCAGCAGCCGAGCCATCTCTTTCTCCTAATCTTAGCATGCCCGATCCTGGATTTACAGCGCGCAAGCCTGGTAGGCAACTTCCTAAAAAGAAACTCGTGGAGAAGGAAGATACAAGCACCTCTTCTCTCCCACAGTTTAAAAAGACCATTCAATTTATTCCCAAAGGTCCTAATTACCGCGTCTCTTTTTCGCTAGAGGAGGCTGATCTGCCTGAATTAGTACGCGTAATCAGTAATCTAACAGGCAAGAAATTTATTTTTGGGGGAAAGCTAAGAAATATTAAAGCGACTGTCTATGCCCCTCAAAAGATAACAGTAGCAGAGGCTTATAAGACCTTTTTGTCTATCTTGGAGACCAATGGATTGACAGTTATTCCTGATGTTAATGATCCCAATTTGCTGAAGATTGTAGAGAGTTCCAATGCTGCTTCACAGCCAATGCCTATCTCTTTACCTTCGGATGTAATGATCGGAGGGGATCAATATATCACCCGTCTCCATCGACTAAGCCGGACGTCCGCTGAAGAAGTTGCTCATTTATTGGGTCATTTTAAATCAAAGGATGCTGATATTACGGTCTATGCTCCTGGTAATCTGCTGATTATT
Protein-coding regions in this window:
- the gspC gene encoding type II secretion system protein GspC, with amino-acid sequence MTLNRLLKQYFSGVILILIASAAFFGAQGITQLIKIYINEDQILLNSPVSAVRKHPLNMPIFHSTSADAILERNPFDSVTGSLKKNAWEDTQQASLTSSESIDPLEAPFCDGVKVLIIAASTEPDWSFVALSAGGDSKIILQRKGDEIGGKKIVFIGWDRVFLEGHAGLCQAVMFQDASASSPIAYSSSRFSPSSAGVGVERDSLASEIAQGIVRLTPTEFNIDRSVIDKILENQAEFMKQARIMPEQEDGKTVGIRLLGIKPDTLLGILGMQNGDRLEAINGLDIASPEKALEAYARLRTADHLTIQMNRRGQPVTIDYNIK